The Camelina sativa cultivar DH55 chromosome 14, Cs, whole genome shotgun sequence genome includes a window with the following:
- the LOC104742388 gene encoding peroxisome biogenesis protein 3-2: MDFVRGFWRKHRRKVLVTAGCLGSGYLLYKLYNSHTRKLADLERELAHQRENDEFIKNQMKAHFENIQLIVDSTTLPHAMQYLSIRISEDIDVSDVMERLDKGKGMLSSSEKLQLWDELKILSFTRMVLSLWSVILLSLYIRVQVNILGRHLYVDTARALGSSHLLEELDLIDRNDEQKYLSSADFLVTNAMPGLISDMQDAVREVLKGKQLKDVITTTVLQETVMRVMDVFMSTGSPHHWVDYLMMPQDISGSSDEAMSKFQQLMVETREVLISTEFTDIVEISLKCFTDALVEEMETQTVAGGLVTGKPLAKVLPQIEKTMHVITAEPSKNRFLQLIKDMPEVKLFFTLLYANMPQ, from the exons ATGGATTTCGTCAG gggtttttggaggaagcATAGAAGGAAGGTTTTGGTGACGGCTGGTTGTTTAGGAAGTGGTTATTTGCTCTACAAACTATACAATTCCCATACTCGTAAGCTTGCTGATTTGGAACGAGAACTTGCTCACCAGCGTGAAAATGACGAATTCATCAAAAACCA AATGAAGGCACATTTCGAGAATATTCAGTTGATTGTGGATTCGACCACACTGCCTCACGCGATGCAGTATTTGAGTATTCGTATAAGCGAGGATATCGATGTCTCTGATGTTATGGAGAGACTGGACAAAGGGAAAGGAATGTTGAGTTCTTCCGAGAAGCTTCAGCTTTGGGACGAGCTAAAGATTTTGA GTTTTACGAGGATGGTTTTGTCTCTGTGGTCTGTGATATTGCTTAGCTTATACATTAGGGTTCAAGTCAACATTTTAGGCAGACATTTATATGTTGACACCGCACGAGCTCTGGGCAGCTCTCATTTACTT GAAGAGTTAGATCTCATTGATAGAAATGATGAACAGAAGTATTTGTCAAGTGCTGATTTTCTTGTCACCAATGCAATGCCAGGTTTGATTTCAGATATGCAGGATGCAGTCAGGGAAGTTCTTAAAGG aAAGCAGTTAAAAGATGTAATTACCACAACAGTTCTTCAAGAAACTGTGATGCGGGTTATGGATGTGTTTATGAGCACTGGAAGTCCACATCACTGGGTTGATTATTTAATGATGCCTCAAGACATAAGTGGCTCTTCGGATGAAGCTATGTCCAAGTTTCAACAACTCATGGTTGAGACCCGAGAAGTACTCATCAG CACTGAATTCACAGATATAGTGGAAATTTCGCTCAAGTGTTTCACGGACGCGTTGGTAGAGGAAATGGAAACACAGACTGTAGCAGGCGGTTTGGTTACAGGGAAACCATTGGCAAAGGTCTTACCACAGATTGAGAAGACGATGCATGTGATTACAGCTGAACCAAGCAAGAACCGGTTCTTACAACTCATCAAAGATATGCCTGAAGTTAAActcttttttactcttttataCGCTAATATGCCGCAATAG